The following proteins are encoded in a genomic region of Methylobacterium tardum:
- a CDS encoding PIG-L deacetylase family protein, with protein sequence MSASLAFARRLASGTPIPDPVAVVVAHADDETLWAGTALLRLSGLILIHLTDSAPADMADAARLGFATRSDYARARSDELDAALAVLDARPRRIAYGLPDQEAVAHLPDLVARLAHDLTDVAAVLTHPYEGGHPDHDTAALAVRKAAARIGDRTGRAPALAEFACYHRHAGTRRFGHFWPDAGCPEQVRPLEAAERARVAQAIAAHRSQAAVIDGWCPQAERWRPAPAYDFTAPPPPGASLYDGFGWSITAARWRGLAEAVAA encoded by the coding sequence TTGAGCGCGTCTCTCGCCTTCGCGCGGCGCCTCGCGTCCGGAACGCCGATCCCCGACCCCGTCGCCGTCGTCGTGGCCCATGCCGACGACGAGACGCTCTGGGCGGGGACCGCCCTCCTCCGCCTGTCCGGGCTGATCCTGATCCACCTCACCGACAGCGCGCCCGCCGACATGGCGGATGCCGCGCGGCTGGGCTTCGCGACCCGCTCGGATTACGCCCGCGCCCGGTCGGACGAGCTCGACGCGGCGCTGGCGGTGCTGGACGCCCGGCCCCGTCGCATCGCCTACGGCCTCCCCGATCAGGAGGCCGTCGCCCACCTGCCGGATCTCGTCGCGCGGCTGGCGCACGACCTGACGGACGTCGCGGCGGTCCTGACGCATCCGTATGAGGGCGGCCACCCCGATCACGACACCGCCGCGCTCGCCGTGCGGAAGGCGGCCGCGCGGATCGGCGACCGGACCGGCCGGGCACCGGCCCTGGCGGAGTTCGCCTGCTATCACCGGCACGCGGGCACGCGCCGCTTCGGCCATTTCTGGCCCGACGCGGGCTGCCCCGAACAGGTCAGGCCCCTCGAAGCGGCCGAGCGCGCGCGCGTGGCGCAGGCGATCGCGGCCCATCGCAGCCAGGCCGCGGTGATCGACGGCTGGTGCCCGCAGGCCGAGCGCTGGCGGCCCGCACCGGCCTACGATTTCACCGCGCCGCCGCCGCCCGGCGCGAGCCTCTACGACGGGTTCGGCTGGTCGATCACCGCCGCGCGCTGGCGCGGCTTGGCGGAGGCCGTCGCGGCGTGA
- a CDS encoding response regulator: protein MTLSNQALTGRRVLLVEDDYFIAVDLKSWFEEGGAQVLGPVPSVNEALALIASTAEIDAAVLDINLQDELVYPVADALHARGVPFLFATGYDPAAVPPPHGAVALCQKPIDPQIVARTLFG from the coding sequence ATGACCCTGTCCAACCAGGCGCTCACCGGCCGGCGGGTCCTGCTGGTCGAGGATGACTACTTCATCGCCGTCGACCTCAAGAGCTGGTTCGAGGAGGGCGGCGCCCAGGTCCTCGGCCCGGTGCCCAGCGTGAACGAGGCGCTGGCCCTGATCGCCAGCACCGCCGAGATCGACGCCGCCGTGCTCGACATCAACCTGCAGGACGAGCTCGTCTACCCCGTGGCCGATGCCCTGCACGCGCGGGGCGTGCCGTTCCTGTTCGCGACGGGCTACGATCCGGCCGCCGTGCCGCCGCCCCACGGGGCCGTGGCCCTCTGCCAGAAGCCGATCGACCCGCAGATCGTCGCCCGGACCCTGTTCGGCTGA
- a CDS encoding ferritin-like domain-containing protein, giving the protein MSAPGSLKEVYLDEMQDLWSANDQMVKAVQQLSGQVSDAKLKQMLEHSVGGIQKHTEVLKSLIQANGGETKPEHCKGMEGLVAEALKHGIKEAPSDGKLRDVAIIAQYQRMSHYGLAGFGSAAAYAKALGRTEDASKLKQAVDEIYKGDAVASQLAEAVERAAA; this is encoded by the coding sequence ATGTCGGCACCCGGCAGCCTGAAAGAGGTCTATCTCGATGAGATGCAGGATCTCTGGTCGGCCAATGACCAGATGGTCAAGGCCGTGCAGCAGCTCAGCGGGCAGGTCAGCGACGCGAAGCTGAAGCAGATGCTGGAGCATTCGGTCGGCGGCATCCAGAAGCACACGGAGGTGCTGAAGAGCCTGATCCAGGCCAACGGTGGCGAGACCAAGCCCGAGCATTGCAAGGGCATGGAGGGTCTGGTGGCCGAGGCGCTGAAGCACGGGATCAAGGAAGCGCCGAGCGACGGCAAGCTGCGCGACGTCGCGATCATCGCGCAGTATCAGCGCATGTCGCATTACGGGCTGGCCGGCTTCGGCTCGGCCGCCGCCTACGCCAAGGCCCTCGGCCGGACCGAGGACGCGTCCAAGCTGAAGCAGGCGGTGGACGAGATCTACAAGGGCGACGCGGTCGCGAGCCAGCTCGCCGAGGCTGTGGAGCGCGCCGCGGCGTAA
- a CDS encoding DUF3016 domain-containing protein — protein MRTRIAGGWAGLALMAALLAAGPARAEVQVRYAAPERFTDAENRFASGQPLRVTLAELTRIFQDLGAARLRPGERLDITVLDIDLAGFDRPGFSTPTGVRVVTDATPPRIRLAYALRRGGRIVAQGEDTVTDINFLLTSNPRFSTGGLYYERQILRDWFARRFPETANRG, from the coding sequence ATGCGCACGCGCATCGCCGGCGGCTGGGCCGGCTTGGCCCTCATGGCAGCACTGCTGGCGGCCGGGCCGGCCCGCGCGGAGGTGCAGGTGCGCTACGCGGCACCCGAGCGCTTCACCGACGCCGAGAACCGCTTCGCCTCCGGGCAGCCGCTCCGGGTCACCCTGGCCGAACTGACCCGGATCTTCCAGGATCTCGGCGCCGCCCGGCTCCGGCCGGGAGAGCGCCTCGACATCACCGTCCTCGATATCGACCTCGCCGGTTTCGACCGTCCGGGCTTCTCGACGCCGACGGGCGTCCGGGTCGTGACCGACGCCACGCCGCCGCGGATCCGCCTCGCCTACGCCCTGCGCCGCGGCGGCCGCATCGTGGCGCAGGGCGAGGACACGGTCACCGACATCAACTTCCTGCTGACGTCGAACCCACGTTTCTCGACTGGCGGCCTGTATTACGAGCGTCAGATCCTGCGTGACTGGTTCGCCCGCCGCTTCCCGGAGACGGCTAACCGCGGGTAG
- a CDS encoding adenylosuccinate synthase, whose protein sequence is MAFKPKSAAETKAKDLGLALARIAEGEGLPASIGVDQLRRASPRLTPLAVGQMVRKERDTVAATLAERGLALVDYSDQGPGRGMAFTIDAAE, encoded by the coding sequence ATGGCGTTCAAGCCGAAATCCGCCGCGGAAACGAAGGCGAAGGATCTGGGCCTCGCGCTCGCCCGGATCGCCGAGGGCGAAGGCCTGCCGGCGAGCATCGGGGTCGATCAGCTGCGGCGCGCGAGCCCGCGGCTGACGCCGCTCGCGGTCGGCCAGATGGTGCGCAAGGAGCGGGACACCGTCGCGGCGACGCTGGCCGAGCGTGGCTTGGCGCTCGTGGATTATTCCGACCAGGGGCCGGGCCGCGGGATGGCGTTCACCATCGACGCGGCGGAATGA
- a CDS encoding DUF6894 family protein, which yields MPMRLYRFHCTDGHELVTDLRGCRLPNAAGMRVHAERVALALMERVVERFDWSAWQVEVYDARGRRVWIRAFPDVNVDARAA from the coding sequence ATGCCGATGCGGCTTTACCGCTTCCACTGCACGGACGGCCACGAGCTGGTGACCGACCTGAGGGGCTGCCGGTTGCCGAACGCGGCGGGGATGCGGGTCCATGCCGAGCGCGTGGCGCTCGCCCTCATGGAGCGGGTGGTCGAGCGGTTCGACTGGTCGGCCTGGCAGGTCGAGGTCTACGACGCGCGGGGTCGCCGCGTCTGGATCAGGGCTTTCCCCGACGTGAACGTCGACGCGCGGGCCGCGTAA
- a CDS encoding MucR family transcriptional regulator, which translates to MNETPDETTDTLAVITAELVAAYVSNNPVPAAELPALITRVHGAIAGLVSGTLTADAGAAVQADVEKPSAAQIRKSVRPDGIVSFIDGKTYKTLKRHLTSHGLDPRSYRDRYGLPADYPMVAPSYAEQRSALAKAIGLGQPGAMAERERKGRRTA; encoded by the coding sequence ATGAACGAGACGCCCGATGAGACGACCGACACCTTAGCCGTTATCACTGCCGAGCTTGTTGCCGCCTATGTGTCGAACAATCCCGTGCCGGCTGCCGAGCTGCCGGCCCTGATCACGCGCGTGCACGGCGCGATCGCCGGCCTCGTCTCCGGCACCCTGACCGCCGACGCCGGCGCGGCCGTGCAGGCCGATGTCGAGAAGCCGAGCGCCGCCCAGATCCGCAAGTCGGTCCGCCCCGATGGGATCGTCAGCTTCATCGACGGCAAGACCTACAAGACGCTCAAGCGTCACCTGACCAGCCACGGCCTCGATCCGCGCAGCTACCGCGACCGCTACGGCCTGCCGGCCGACTACCCGATGGTCGCCCCGAGCTACGCCGAGCAGCGCTCCGCCCTGGCCAAGGCGATCGGCCTCGGACAGCCCGGCGCCATGGCCGAGCGCGAACGCAAGGGCCGCCGGACCGCCTGA
- a CDS encoding PAS domain-containing protein — MGDGSGAPINAIDGFSEPLDRLRAALDASCVVGTWDWDIVGGTMMYDAGAARLLTGDASLADTRIGSLQAIAAVHPDDHPWLLDHVQQAVQAGGLVLAEYRVVARDGAVRWLLNRGRAFQDPFGRPVRASGIIIDITELREDGERPVVGSEATPLDSLSRAADLAIALKRTLGDDASAEIHAAVDRLLMCLGRAIARESGLH, encoded by the coding sequence ATGGGGGACGGATCCGGAGCGCCGATCAACGCGATCGACGGCTTCAGCGAGCCGCTCGACAGGCTGCGCGCCGCACTGGACGCGTCCTGTGTGGTCGGAACCTGGGATTGGGACATCGTCGGCGGGACCATGATGTACGATGCCGGCGCGGCGCGGCTGCTGACCGGCGACGCCTCCCTGGCCGACACGAGGATCGGCAGCCTCCAGGCGATTGCAGCGGTGCATCCGGACGACCATCCGTGGCTCCTCGACCATGTCCAGCAGGCCGTGCAGGCCGGAGGCTTGGTCCTGGCCGAGTACCGCGTCGTCGCGCGGGACGGAGCGGTGCGCTGGCTGCTGAACCGCGGGCGCGCGTTCCAGGACCCGTTCGGGCGTCCGGTCCGCGCAAGCGGTATCATCATCGACATCACCGAGCTGCGCGAGGACGGCGAGCGCCCCGTCGTCGGCAGCGAGGCGACACCGCTCGACTCCTTGAGCCGGGCCGCCGACTTGGCCATCGCCCTCAAGCGCACGCTCGGCGACGACGCGTCAGCCGAGATCCACGCCGCGGTCGACCGCCTGCTGATGTGCCTCGGGCGCGCCATCGCCCGGGAGAGCGGCCTGCACTGA
- a CDS encoding YagU family protein, which produces MAGFVGGNLSSFVKWGSEIPFPPREAGRISPPFAILKALGLNAEDMTYVFTGHVINYGVALVHQGFSVVFGLLYCLLAIPIPLVTLWQGLAFGLIVTVVFHAILLPLGGWAPQIWDISAHETFSEVLGHLLWAWTIEIVRRAMLCTREAR; this is translated from the coding sequence ATGGCAGGCTTCGTGGGCGGGAACTTGTCGAGCTTCGTCAAATGGGGCTCCGAGATCCCGTTCCCGCCACGGGAGGCGGGCCGCATCTCGCCACCCTTCGCCATCCTCAAAGCCCTCGGCCTGAACGCCGAGGACATGACCTATGTCTTCACGGGCCACGTCATCAATTACGGCGTCGCCCTGGTGCATCAGGGCTTCTCGGTCGTCTTTGGCCTGCTCTACTGCCTGCTGGCCATCCCGATCCCGCTCGTCACCCTGTGGCAGGGACTGGCCTTCGGGCTGATCGTCACCGTCGTGTTCCACGCCATCCTGCTGCCCCTCGGCGGCTGGGCGCCGCAGATCTGGGACATCTCGGCCCACGAGACGTTCTCGGAGGTGCTCGGCCACCTGCTCTGGGCGTGGACCATCGAGATCGTGCGGCGCGCGATGCTCTGCACACGCGAGGCGCGTTGA